From Arctopsyche grandis isolate Sample6627 chromosome 12, ASM5162203v2, whole genome shotgun sequence, one genomic window encodes:
- the LOC143919999 gene encoding uncharacterized protein LOC143919999 codes for MECRLCLCSAPAGSFVSIHDDPHPPCLVQRIWACCQLRVRKGDHLPDMICLSCVNNLELFDSFRNACFRNDTSSRVKLDKYLNVKPEEVLLEDLIWEDELGADCSPDISSSPDDAETSGRKIASSDNVTAIIDNNGHILAEELPCRKSLDKMCSTHSELDHKINSVTPKNSDTRRKLHYCDICSKSFNRKARLSEHMSVHTGVKPHKCNVCFKSFPSKSRLSEHMDRHTGVKSHKCDICLKSFLRKAELNSHVGSHNELKPHKCDICSKSYLRKSDLNSHVGIHKGLTPHKCDICSKSFLRKSDLNSHMGIHMGLKPYKCDNCLKSFLRKVELDLHMLIHNGLKPHKCDVCLKSFVTKFQLNVHKGIHTGLKPYKCDICLKSFLRKSQLNVHMVIHSGVKPHKCEICSKSFSRNCRLGEHIGIHTGVNQHKCDVCSKTFTTKHSLSSHMIIHTGKPHKCEVCFKSFVRKCELSAHMGIHTGVRTYKCDICSKSFFRKSHLNSHMLIHTRLKPHKCDVCFKSFVRKSHLNSHMLIHTGVKPHKCDVCFKSFPSKSGLSIHMDKHTGVKLHKCDICFKSFHRKRELSEHMGIHTGVRPYKCDICLKSFFGKSVLKRHMLIHIGLKPHKCDNCSKTFTTKRNLSLHMATHTEVKPEKC; via the exons atggagtgcagactttgtctctgctctgctccagcaggctccttcgtctccatccatgacgaccctcatccaccgtgtttggtgcaacgcatttgggcctgctgtcagctgcgg GTTAGGAAAGGTGACCATCTGCCAGATATGATATGCCTTTCTTGTGTCAATAATCTGGAATTGTTCGACAGCTTTCGAAACGCTTGTTTTCGGAATGACACATCGTCGAGGGTGAAATTAGACAAGTATTTGAATGTCAAGCCAGAGGAAGTTTTGCTGGAAGATTTGATATGGGAAGATGAGTTAGGTGCTGATTGTTCACCCGACATTTCTAGTTCACCAGACGACGCTGAG ACTTCTGGAAGAAAAATTGCTTCGAGTGATAATGTGACAGCAATAATAGATAACAATGGACACATTCTAGCGGAAGAATTACCGTGTAGAAAATCTTTAGATAAGATGTGCTCTACACATTCTGAATTGGACCATAAAATTAATAGTGTGACACCAAAAAACTCTGATACTCGAAGAAAACTGCAttattgtgacatttgttcaaaatcttttaaCAGGAAAGCTAGACTAAGTGAACACATGAgtgttcatactggggtaaagccacacaaatgtaacgtttgtttcaaatcattccCTTCAAAATCTAGACTCAGTGAACACATGGATAggcatactggggtaaagtcacacaaatgtgatatttgtttaaagtcaTTCCTTAGAAAAGCAGAGCTCAATTCACATGTGGGTAGTCATAATGAactaaaaccacacaaatgtgacatttgttcaaaatcataccTTAGGAAATCAGACCTCAATTCACATGTGGGTATTCATAAGGGGCTAacaccacacaaatgtgacatttgttcaaaatcattccttagaaaatCAGATCTCAAttcacatatgggtattcatatggggctaaaaccatacaaatgtgacaattGTTTAAAGTCATTCCTTAGAAAAGTAGAGCTCGATTTACACATGCTTATTCATAATgggttaaagccacacaaatgtgacgtttgtttaaaatcattcgttACAAAATTTCAACTCAATGTACATaagggtattcatactgggttaaagccatacaaatgtgacatttgtttaaaatcatttcttaGAAAATCTCAACTCAATGTACATATGGTTATACATAGTGGGGTCAAGCCGCACAAAtgcgaaatttgttcaaaatcttttaGTAGAAATTGCAGACTTGGTgaacatataggtattcatactggaGTGAATcaacacaaatgtgacgtttgttcaaaaacatttactacgaaacataGTCTTAGTTCACATATGATTATTCATACTGggaagccacacaaatgtgaagttTGCTTTAAATCATTCGTTAGAAAATGTGAACTCAgtgcacatatgggtattcatactggggtaaggacatacaaatgtgacatttgttcaaaatcattctttAGAAAATCACACCTCAACTCACACATGCTTATTCATACTAggttaaagccacacaaatgtgacgtttgttttaaatcattcgtTAGAAAATCACACCTCAATTCACACATgcttattcatactggggtaaagccacacaaatgtgacgtttgtttcaaatcatttcCTTCAAAATCTGGACTCAGTATACACATGGATAagcatactggggtaaagctacacaaatgtgacatttgtttcaaatcattccATAGAAAACGTGAACTCAGtgaacatatgggtattcatactggggtaaggccatacaaatgtgacatttgtttaaaatcattctttGGAAAATCAGTCCTCAAAAGACACATGCTTATTCATATTGggctaaaaccacacaaatgtgacaattgctcaaaaacatttactacgaaacGTAATCTTAGTTTACATATGGCTACTCATACTGAGGTaaagccagagaaatgttaa